The nucleotide window GTTGTGTTAGGCTTTCTAGATGTGTCaacagaaaaatgtgcatcCAAAAACTAAAATCTATTGCTTTTAGTGTCAAAACTACTGTTCTAGTGTTCAGCATCCCACCCGTTCGCACTGTAATAACCTTTTTATTCAGTAATGCTGAAATTAATGCAGCCATGAGAGATGAAACAGGAATATTTGCTGTTTAGGGTTTTTATgtaatgaactgaactgagctctCAGTTCATCTAGTACATGAGATGTGATTTTTCCCTCAGTCGTAATGACAAAATTTATCATCAAGATAATTTTCCCTTTGCAGAATCTTTTAGAATAGGAATAAATGCTGTATCATTACATGTGATTAGCAGGTTcaatttattctttgttttgttggaAATCAAATTCAAACTTTCCACCTGTGTACACAATCTTTGTTTATTTCCCACATATATCTAATTTGTAAGGTGTACTTCTAATACATACATTACTCTTTTAAAACCTGTTACAAATCAGGATTGTGCAGGCTTAATTatcatctttttatttacattccTGCATTAAAGTATAATCCTCTCGTCTTGTTTTTCAGTCATGGAGAGCCTCGTGCATTACAGTAATCCCTCCCATGCCCCTTCAGTGTTAGGGTTTCTCAATGAGCAGCGTCTCAGGGGCCAGATGTGTGACATAGTCCTGGCTGTGGCGGATCAGAGGTACCAGGCCCACAGGAGTGTTCTGGCTGCCAGCAGTGAGTATTTCCAGTCCCTCTTCACACGGCTGGATGCAGAGACCCTCAAAGTTGTACACTTGGACTTCTGTGAGCCTGAAGCCTTTGAGATAGTCCTGAATTACATTTATTCATCCTCACTGTTTGTGGACAAAGGCAGCCTGGCAGCAATCCAAGAGCTGGGCTACAGCCTTGGAATCCCCTTCCTTACCAACATTGTGTCAGCAAGGCCACATGTGTCCTACTGTGTCTCCAGAAAAAGGCTGTCCttctcagaggaggaggagaatgacgGTCAGACAAGGAGCGTCATTGTGTGTCGTGTTCGCAACGACACGTCTGTCCATGGTCACTCACATTATCAAAGGAAGACGTCTGAGATATCGTCTTACCCCCACTCAACCCGAGAGGCGGCTCAGCCTCCTTCAGAACACAACTCACATGAATCAATCAGGAACTCGGATCATCTGAAATCAtctgaaacgagtgaaaattttGATAGGAAGTCCACCTATCCATATACCTCCATATTAAAAGGGAATCCATCTCTTGTCACATCAGTGAGGCCGCAGCTGACATCATCAGTGTCTTTCAGTGATGCAGAAGTGCAGCACATCAGTTTGCAGCCAGATAGTGATCAGGACActaaaaaggaggaggagcaggaggagcttgTCTGTCACACCAAAGTGCCCATTCAGGGTCAAACCAGTGAAACAAGCCACACCATTGACAGGAGCGGGCCACTTATAAAAAGCCTTCTTCGTAGATCGTTATCCATGGACAGCCCTGTTCCAGTCTTTTCACCCACGCTGGAGCTCAAAGAACTGCAAAACCGAGAGCAGTCGGTTGTTAAAATGGCATCAAGCACATCTGGGCCAGAATCATCAGATCACAACGGCAATTCAAAAAGATCATCTCCACTGGTTCTCAGGTCAAAGTACCCCAGCAGGTATGATGAAGAAACTCAGGTAGAGGGAGAGGTTTGTGTGAAAGCTGAGCCCAGCAGTCCTCTCGCTGACCCCTTGGAGATTATTCGAATTACAGTTGGAGATACTTTGCCAGTTAATCTGAAAGACTTTCAAACAAACTATGACCAAGGTTCCAGGCCAGACTTAAGCCCCcttgggaaaagaaaaaacaggtcAGACAACAGAAGATATCCATTCAAGAAGACCAGAGGTTTTAAAGAACATCCCCTTCCACTTGATGAGAACATGTCAGAAAAAGTACCTCAGACTGCCAGTACGGACAGTAATTATAACACTGGAGAGTCACAGCAGAACAAGATTTTCAAATGCTGGAATTGTTTGAAGGTGTTCAGATCCAGTGCTGGACTGCACCGTCATGTAAACATGTATCACAACCCCGAAAAGCCGTATGCTTGCGACATCTGCCACAAGCGCTTCCATACAAACTTCAAAGTGTGGACACACTGCCAAACCCAGCATGGTGTAGTACAAAACCCAGCTtcatcctccagctcctctgtaCTCGATGAGAAGTTTCAAAAGAAACTGATAGATAttgtgcgagagagagaaataaagaaagctTTGCTTTGGAAATTGAAGAGAAATAAGCAGGGGTTGCAATCTTCTACACTTACCAAAAAGAGGTCAAGAGCCAACTTCATATGTCCTTACTGTGGGAAAGGATTTCTGTTCCAGTCTCAATACAGGCAGCATTTGAGGACACATCCTGCTGAAAAAGCTGAGCAGGACACAGCAGGGGAGAGCATCCTCTATCAGAAACAGGATGAGATCATTCAACAGAAGAACACAGACACTGGTGTTTACTCCTGTAGACTTTGCAATGTGAAGCTGTCCTCACTCTTTGAGCAGGGTGACCATGAGAGGGGCTGCCGACACGCCACTGTATGCCCATACTGTGGTCTCCGATTCTCAAGTCCTGCGGTTAAGAAAGACCATGAAGCACATTGCAAGTACAAGAAACTGACGTGCCTAGAATGCATGCGGACTTTCAAGTCCTCCTTCAGCATATGGCGCCACCAGGTGGAGGTCCACAACCAAAACATGATGACTGTTAAAGACCAGATGAACCTGAAGCTAGAAGAGAACAACGGAGAAGCCTCTGACATGCTGGGACAGGGGCATTACAGGGATGAGCCTCTAGCAACCAGGAGTTCAAGAGAAAACATTAACTACAGTGACTCCTCAGGTCCACCTATATATGACTCAGAAGATTCTTCATCCTATGTGCCTGAGGACCTGAGCATGGGCCATCATGGCAAGTTGGTAGTGAAGGAAGAGCCGATAGAAGAGGCCGTGAGTGagagggaaaacacagagacTGCCAAAACCGGGCCTGAAGAACCCGGTGTGTGGCCGTGCGAGAAATGTGGAAATCTCTTCAGCTCTCGCAAAGACCTGGAACGGCACCAGGAGCTGCTATGCCACATCAAACCCTTCATCTGTCACATCTGTAACAAAGCCTTCAGGACCAACTTCCGCCTTTGGAGCCACTTCCAGTCCCACATGTCAGCTGCTGATGAAGCTGGAGCCAAAGAGGTCGAAAGACGcccttcatctccctctccctccccgcCCATGACCCCTCAAGTCTCTGGACGTCCTTCCCCTCAGGCCTCTGTGCTCAAATCAGCCCAGACGGTGCAAGCGGCTGCAGTGGTGGCCGAGGAGTCGAGCAGCCCAGAGCCTTGTAGCTCAACAGTAGCCAAGAGCAAGAGGCCTGAAGCAGAAAGGCAAGCCAGCAGCCACAGCCCTGTGTCAAGATCAAACAGCATGGAGGCTTCAGCTGGTCCTCAGGAATCAGACACACTCTTTTACCAcgcaccctctctctctgctctgacatTTAAGAGGCAGTATATGTGTAAACTCTGTCACCGGACTTTTAAGACAGCCTTTAGTCTCTGGAGCCATGAGCAGAGCCACAGCCACGTGTAAGCATCACACAGGTTATCATAGTGCATTTTCCTTGAGAGACAATACTTAACATTAGCATTACACACCTCAGCCTACAAAAAGTGTCAGCCTTTAAGAGGAAGACTTTGAATGTATAGCTTATTTGCTTGCCTCCATGTCATATTGTAATTGGCCATGTGTAATAGAGGTGTGAACGTGAATGTGTGCAATGCATTGCCAGTTTTGTCCTTGTTAACATGAGATGATTCGATAAATGGTTTATTTTCCTTGGAAATTAGTGATATGCATTTATCTTTtaaactttgttttgtttctcactTCTGTTCATCTATTTAGGtgtattgatggaaaaaaaaaaaaaacactttaaattgGGGGCTGTAGTAGAATTGAGGATCAGAGAAGTACTTTTGCCTTTGTATTAGATCTGTTTTGGTCTCTTGATGTTGATCGTGAAGAGTGGCATCATGTAAGTTGATATTTGAGGCCTCAACAATGTAATCAATGTGCACTTTGT belongs to Myripristis murdjan chromosome 14, fMyrMur1.1, whole genome shotgun sequence and includes:
- the zbtb21 gene encoding zinc finger and BTB domain-containing protein 21; amino-acid sequence: MESLVHYSNPSHAPSVLGFLNEQRLRGQMCDIVLAVADQRYQAHRSVLAASSEYFQSLFTRLDAETLKVVHLDFCEPEAFEIVLNYIYSSSLFVDKGSLAAIQELGYSLGIPFLTNIVSARPHVSYCVSRKRLSFSEEEENDGQTRSVIVCRVRNDTSVHGHSHYQRKTSEISSYPHSTREAAQPPSEHNSHESIRNSDHLKSSETSENFDRKSTYPYTSILKGNPSLVTSVRPQLTSSVSFSDAEVQHISLQPDSDQDTKKEEEQEELVCHTKVPIQGQTSETSHTIDRSGPLIKSLLRRSLSMDSPVPVFSPTLELKELQNREQSVVKMASSTSGPESSDHNGNSKRSSPLVLRSKYPSRYDEETQVEGEVCVKAEPSSPLADPLEIIRITVGDTLPVNLKDFQTNYDQGSRPDLSPLGKRKNRSDNRRYPFKKTRGFKEHPLPLDENMSEKVPQTASTDSNYNTGESQQNKIFKCWNCLKVFRSSAGLHRHVNMYHNPEKPYACDICHKRFHTNFKVWTHCQTQHGVVQNPASSSSSSVLDEKFQKKLIDIVREREIKKALLWKLKRNKQGLQSSTLTKKRSRANFICPYCGKGFLFQSQYRQHLRTHPAEKAEQDTAGESILYQKQDEIIQQKNTDTGVYSCRLCNVKLSSLFEQGDHERGCRHATVCPYCGLRFSSPAVKKDHEAHCKYKKLTCLECMRTFKSSFSIWRHQVEVHNQNMMTVKDQMNLKLEENNGEASDMLGQGHYRDEPLATRSSRENINYSDSSGPPIYDSEDSSSYVPEDLSMGHHGKLVVKEEPIEEAVSERENTETAKTGPEEPGVWPCEKCGNLFSSRKDLERHQELLCHIKPFICHICNKAFRTNFRLWSHFQSHMSAADEAGAKEVERRPSSPSPSPPMTPQVSGRPSPQASVLKSAQTVQAAAVVAEESSSPEPCSSTVAKSKRPEAERQASSHSPVSRSNSMEASAGPQESDTLFYHAPSLSALTFKRQYMCKLCHRTFKTAFSLWSHEQSHSHV